From a single Plasmodium sp. gorilla clade G2 genome assembly, contig: PADLG01_00_22, whole genome shotgun sequence genomic region:
- a CDS encoding lysophospholipase,putative, which produces MGENESSYEESKLCNYIDGGPKRDWFYNKDGLLLRSYSWIVKNAIGIIILVHGLYSHARLGFLKHNINIISNHEAVLNDSDNYYIYKDSWIEEFNKNGYSVYGIDMQGHGESDGYNDLKHHVNNFDDYVYDLLQYIMLINSSLSIEDEEVNTYIEDDEQSINVTIPPIYLIGFSMGGNIVLRALEILGKSKELQERLNIKGCVSLSPMISVNVFGHIDSFQFNYIFKPLIKIASFLFTLKRLPFMNKIRFPNHSYVNDIHILDKIRFDKGMTFKLCYELIRGMQNLNDNINDIPEDISLYIIHSLSDCVCYYDGSVSFFDRLYNNNKELLSIDDVDHVIPMEPGNEEVLKKIISWLSEVQERENLIHIN; this is translated from the coding sequence atgggTGAGAATGAAAGTTCTTATGAAGAAAGTAAgttatgtaattatatagatGGTGGACCAAAGCGTGATTGGTTTTATAATAAAGACGGTTTGTTATTAAGAAGTTATTCTTGGATAGTTAAGAATGCTATaggtattataatattagttCATGGTTTATATTCTCATGCAAGACTAGGATTTTTAAagcataatataaatattataagcaACCATGAAGCTGTGTTAAATGATagtgataattattatatatataaagatagtTGGATAgaagaatttaataaaaatgggTATTCTGTATATGGCATAGATATGCAAGGTCATGGAGAATCTGATGGTTATAATGATTTGAAACATCatgtaaataattttgatgattatgtatatgatttattacaatatattatgttaattAATAGTTCCTTATCTATTGAGGATGAAGAagttaatacatatatagaaGATGATGAACAAAGTATAAATGTTACGATACCtcctatatatttaataggaTTTTCTATGGGTGGGAATATAGTTTTACGTGCTTTAGAAATATTAGGTAAATCAAAAGAACTGCAAGAAAGATTGAATATAAAAGGGTGTGTATCATTGTCACCAATGATTTCAGTCAATGTATTTGGACACATAGATTCATTtcaatttaattatatttttaaaccattaataaaaattgcttcatttttatttacattaaaGAGATTACCATTcatgaataaaataagatTTCCAAATCATTCTTATGTTAATGATATACATATTCTTGATAAAATTCGCTTTGATAAAGGTATGACATTTAAACTTTGCTATGAATTAATAAGAGGAATGCAAAATTTAAATgacaatataaatgatataccTGAAGATATAtccttatatattattcattcatTAAGTGATTGCGTTTGTTATTATGATGGCTCAGTCTCTTTTTTTGATAGActctataataataataaagaactACTTAGTATAGATGATGTGGATCATGTGATTCCTATGGAACCTGGAAATGAGgaagttttaaaaaaaataatttcttgGCTTTCAGAAGTTCAAGAAAGAGAaaatttaatacatattaattaa
- a CDS encoding acyl-CoA synthetase, putative: protein MVACFSYFSIGNKGYSEIFEESENKDESRVYCVKDHKKKNLKYTYTHIMKIFYEKFTLSNYKIALVEHASGVPHYYMTYGMFLRKVLSFSNSLNKYEGSNIPEKTYNEEMNNGKFKLLGLYGSNSINWLITDLGAMLSGVTTLVMHSKFSIDVIVDILNESKLEWLCLDLDLAEGLMKRRNQLPHLKTFIILDTLVKPKEINTQGGKENNIKTNKSSVKRSKKKNNNNIEDNSEDITIDEFECDNEKLEILQGLKEKGSLIGINIISFDDMTKHETADFNIKNDSPDFITSIVYTSGTSGKPKGVMLSNKNFYYGVVTTADHDVLVKFSLQKHLSYLPISHVYARMFVYLIFMSTGRVNIWSKDLNFFSKDIFNSKDAVLGGVPKVFCRIYTNIMTQLDNLPLCKKCIVKGVLCFRRTFKNGCFSKGLEKVMKVSSKIRQKVNPNLEVILNGGGKLSAKIADELCILLDIKYYQGYGLTEFTGPIFAQRVIDNNSEGMGGPTCPSIRYKVRTWETYKASDSLPKGELLIKSNAMFNGYFLEKEFTKKCFTHDGYFITGDVVQINKDGSLTFLDRSKGLVKLSQGEYIETDLLNNLYSQISFINNCVVYGDDSMDGPLGIISVDKSLLFTSLKNDNMLEQCGVTEKNYMDKLTDDNINQNIFIDYVKAKMMETYKKTNLNRYNVINHIYLTSQMWDTTNYLTPTLKVKRFDVFKNYAFFINEIKQIYENKLKGNIGNDKKKKK, encoded by the coding sequence ATGGTAGCGTGTTTTTCGTATTTTAGTATTGGAAATAAAGGATACTCGGAAATTTTTGAAGAGTcagaaaataaagatgagTCGAGAGTATATTGTGTGAAGGAtcataagaagaaaaatttaaaatatacttatacgcatattatgaaaatattttatgaaaaatttaCCTTAAGTAATTACAAAATAGCTTTAGTAGAGCATGCTAGTGGGGTAccacattattatatgacaTATGGCATGTTTTTAAGAAAAGTTTTATCGTTTAGTAATTCTTTGAATAAATATGAAGGAAGTAATATTCcagaaaaaacatataacgaagaaatgaataatggtaaatttaaattattaggTTTATATGGTAGTAATTCTATAAATTGGCTAATTACTGATTTGGGTGCTATGCTTAGTGGAGTTACTACTTTAGTAATGCATTCTAAATTTAGTATAGATGTAATTGTTGATATATTGAATGAATCCAAATTAGAATGGTTATGTTTAGATTTAGATTTGGCTGAAGGTTTAATGAAGCGTAGAAATCAATTACCACACTTGAAaacttttataattttagatACATTAGTTAAAcctaaagaaataaatacacAAGGGGgaaaggaaaataatataaaaacaaataagaGTTCAGTTAAGagatctaaaaaaaaaaataataataatatagaggATAACTCGGAAGATATTACTATAGATGAATTTGAATgtgataatgaaaaattagaAATACTTCAAggtttaaaagaaaaagggaGTTTGATtggaataaatattatatcttttgATGATATGACAAAGCATGAAACAGCagattttaatattaaaaacgATAGTCCTGATTTTATTACTTCTATTGTATATACATCTGGAACATCTGGAAAGCCCAAAGGTGTTATGTTAAgcaataaaaatttttattatggaGTAGTAACTACGGCTGATCATGATGTATTAGTAAAGTTTAGTTTACAAAAACATTTATCTTATTTACCAATATCTCATGTATATGCGAGAATGTTTGTTTATCTTATCTTCATGTCTACTGGAAGAGTAAATATATGGAGTAAGgatcttaattttttttcgaaggatatatttaattcaaaAGATGCGGTGCTAGGAGGAGTACCGAAAGTTTTTTGTcgaatatatacaaatattatgaCACAATTAGATAATTTACCCCTATGTAAGAAATGTATTGTAAAAGGTGTTTTATGTTTTCGTAGAACATTTAAGAATGGATGTTTTAGTAAAGGTCTAGAAAAGGTAATGAAAGTTTCCAGTAAAATTAGACAGAAAGTGAACCCCAATTTAGAAGTTATATTAAATGGTGGTGGAAAATTATCAGCAAAAATTGCTGATGAATTATGTATTTTGTtagatattaaatattacCAAGGTTATGGTTTAACTGAATTTACAGGTCCTATTTTTGCACAACGTGTAATAGATAATAATTCTGAAGGAATGGGAGGACCTACTTGTCCATCCATAAGATATAAAGTAAGGACATGGGAAACATATAAAGCTTCCGATTCCTTACCAAAAGGAGAATTGTTAATTAAGAGTAATGCTATGTTTAATGGATACTTTTTAGAAAAagaatttacaaaaaaatgttttaccCATGATGGTTATTTTATAACAGGAGATGTGGTTCAAATTAATAAAGATGGTTCTTTAACATTTTTAGATAGATCAAAGGGTTTGGTTAAATTATCTCAAGGAGAATATATAGAAACGGATTTATTGAATAATCTATATTCAcaaatttcttttataaataattgcGTTGTTTATGGTGACGATTCCATGGATGGACCATTAGGAATTATATCTGTGGACAAATCTTTACTTTTTACAAGTTTaaagaatgataatatgtTAGAACAATGTGGTGTTACTGAGAAGAATTATATGGATAAATTAACTGATGATAACATAAAtcaaaacatttttattgaTTATGTAAAAGCAAAAATGATGGaaacttataaaaaaactAATTTAAATAGATACAATGttattaatcatatatatttaacctCCCAAATGTGGGATACAACTAATTATCTTACACCTACATTGAAGGTTAAACGATTTGACGTCTTTAAGAATTACGCTTTTTTCATAAATGAAATTAAgcaaatatatgaaaataaattaaaaggaaatattggaaacgataaaaaaaaaaaaaaataa